The following are from one region of the Salvelinus namaycush isolate Seneca unplaced genomic scaffold, SaNama_1.0 Scaffold431, whole genome shotgun sequence genome:
- the LOC120041300 gene encoding growth hormone-regulated TBC protein 1-A-like isoform X1 codes for MEKKNNKANRARSPQLRSPNSTINSPPSGSSAKERVHSVDPYGFERLEDFDYESYEELMSEYLAVLTRRSIRWSKLLQGRGRLEKSIKVKRYVRKGVPNEHRGLIWMSASGAQEHLEKNPGYYHSLLDTTKQQHDPKLVDSIRTDLNRTFPDNVQFRKTSNPCLQKTLYNVLLAYGHHNPAVGYCQGMNFIAGYLIIITKDEEKSFWLMDALLGRILPDYYSPAMLGLKMDQEVLGELVRTKAPVVWQAMGQHNVMWTLVVSRWFICLYIDVLPVETVLRIWDCLFYEGSKILFRVALTLIRNQQAEVQQAGSLPDVCDSFKHMTRGPYVEDCHTFMQKIFTEPGSLSMATITKLRETCRARIIAEES; via the exons ATGGAAAAGAAAAACAACAAAGCGAACAGGGCTCGCTCGCCGCAACTTCGGAGCCCGAACTCAACTATCAACTCTCCTCCCAGTGGCAGCAGCGCCAAAGAGAGAGTGCACAG TGTGGACCCGTATGGCTTTGAGCGGTTGGAGGACTTTGACTATGAGTCGTATGAGGAGTTGATGTCAGAGTACCTGGCCGTGCTCACCAGGAGGTCCATCAGGTGGTCCAAGCTGTTGCAGGGCCGGGGACGGCTGGAGAAGAGCATCAAGG TGAAGCGGTATGTGCGTAAGGGCGTGCCCAACGAGCACCGAGGGTTGATCTGGATGTCAGCCAGCGGGGCCCAGGAGCACCTGGAGAAGAACCCAGGCTACTATCACTCTCTACTGGACACTACGAAGCAACAGCACGACCCCAAGCTGGTGGACTCCATACGCACAG ACCTGAACAGAACATTTCCTGACAACGTCCAGTTCCGCAAGACGTCGAACCCATGTCTCCAGAAAACCCTGTACAACGTGCTGCTAGCGTACGGACACCACAACCCAGCTGTGGGCTACTGTCAA GGCATGAACTTCATCGCTGGGTacctcatcatcatcactaaAGATGAGGAGAAATCATTCTGGCTGATGGACGCTCTACTAGGCAGGATACTACCAG ACTACTACTCCCCGGCCATGCTGGGTCTGAAGATGGACCAGGAGGTTTTAGGGGAGCTTGTGAGGACCAAAGCCCCAGTTGTGTGGCAGGCCATGGGGCAACACAACGTCATGTGGACCCTGGTGGTCTCCAGGTGGTTCATCTGTCTCTACATAGACGTCCTGCCTGTAGAG ACGGTTCTGCGTATCTGGGACTGTCTGTTCTACGAGGGTTCTAAGATACTGTTCCGTGTGGCTCTGACGTTGATAAGGAACCAGCAGGCTGAGGTCCAACAGGCCGGTTCCCTGCCTGACGTCTGTGACAGCTTCAAACACATGACCAGAGGCCCCTATGTAGAGGACTGCCACACCTTCAtgcag AAAATCTTCACGGAACCCGGAAGCCTCTCCATGGCAACAATCACCAAGCTCCGGGAGACGTGTCGAGCACGCATCATCGCTGAGGAGTCCTGA
- the LOC120041300 gene encoding growth hormone-regulated TBC protein 1-A-like isoform X2: MSEYLAVLTRRSIRWSKLLQGRGRLEKSIKVKRYVRKGVPNEHRGLIWMSASGAQEHLEKNPGYYHSLLDTTKQQHDPKLVDSIRTDLNRTFPDNVQFRKTSNPCLQKTLYNVLLAYGHHNPAVGYCQGMNFIAGYLIIITKDEEKSFWLMDALLGRILPDYYSPAMLGLKMDQEVLGELVRTKAPVVWQAMGQHNVMWTLVVSRWFICLYIDVLPVETVLRIWDCLFYEGSKILFRVALTLIRNQQAEVQQAGSLPDVCDSFKHMTRGPYVEDCHTFMQKIFTEPGSLSMATITKLRETCRARIIAEES, from the exons ATGTCAGAGTACCTGGCCGTGCTCACCAGGAGGTCCATCAGGTGGTCCAAGCTGTTGCAGGGCCGGGGACGGCTGGAGAAGAGCATCAAGG TGAAGCGGTATGTGCGTAAGGGCGTGCCCAACGAGCACCGAGGGTTGATCTGGATGTCAGCCAGCGGGGCCCAGGAGCACCTGGAGAAGAACCCAGGCTACTATCACTCTCTACTGGACACTACGAAGCAACAGCACGACCCCAAGCTGGTGGACTCCATACGCACAG ACCTGAACAGAACATTTCCTGACAACGTCCAGTTCCGCAAGACGTCGAACCCATGTCTCCAGAAAACCCTGTACAACGTGCTGCTAGCGTACGGACACCACAACCCAGCTGTGGGCTACTGTCAA GGCATGAACTTCATCGCTGGGTacctcatcatcatcactaaAGATGAGGAGAAATCATTCTGGCTGATGGACGCTCTACTAGGCAGGATACTACCAG ACTACTACTCCCCGGCCATGCTGGGTCTGAAGATGGACCAGGAGGTTTTAGGGGAGCTTGTGAGGACCAAAGCCCCAGTTGTGTGGCAGGCCATGGGGCAACACAACGTCATGTGGACCCTGGTGGTCTCCAGGTGGTTCATCTGTCTCTACATAGACGTCCTGCCTGTAGAG ACGGTTCTGCGTATCTGGGACTGTCTGTTCTACGAGGGTTCTAAGATACTGTTCCGTGTGGCTCTGACGTTGATAAGGAACCAGCAGGCTGAGGTCCAACAGGCCGGTTCCCTGCCTGACGTCTGTGACAGCTTCAAACACATGACCAGAGGCCCCTATGTAGAGGACTGCCACACCTTCAtgcag AAAATCTTCACGGAACCCGGAAGCCTCTCCATGGCAACAATCACCAAGCTCCGGGAGACGTGTCGAGCACGCATCATCGCTGAGGAGTCCTGA
- the LOC120041292 gene encoding lysosome-associated membrane glycoprotein 1-like has translation MTRTCPFVVGIACFAILGCVTVVQSQVTLEVTEGNSTCIKAELSASFSITYDTANGTRTVMVPLPGSAVVGVASSCGGDGRSPWLVALFGDGHTLGLSFSSNDTLYSVANLTLQYNLSDVATFPEANGTDVVTVETTSVGMVARVNTTYRCISASSVIVGGATVTFSNVTMEAYMTGDDLSPDESVCTADQSFTTAPPPPPSTTTAAPAPVPTPPGTPNQGSYSVSNSNGTVCLLARMALQLNISHFSASQNKTIQEVVNLLPNQTTSSGSCDPTSATLVLTQGSATNLSFLFTLNTTSNRYHLTGLSVVAAWSDMTAPFNTSNSSLDYLRGSLGRSYMCISEQTLAVDQNFSLNTFQLQVQPFGITRGQFTQADECQLDQDNMLIPIVVGAALAGLVLIVLIAYLIGRKKSHAGYQTI, from the exons ATGACTCGAACATGTCCATTCGTTGTCGGGATCGCCTGCTTTGCGATTCTTG GTTGTGTGACAGTAGTCCAGTCTCAGGTCACTCTGGAGGTGACAGAGGGAAACTCCACCTGTATAAAAGCTGAACTCTCCGCCTCCTTCTCCATCACCTATGACACCGCCAACGGCACG cgTACGGTGATGGTGCCCCTCCCAGGGTCGGCGGTGGTGGGTGTGGCCAGCTCGTGTGGGGGTGACGGCCGCTCCCCCTGGCTCGTGGCGTTGTTCGGGGATGGCCACACCCTGGGCCTCAGCTTCTCATCCAATGACACTCTGTACAGCGTCGCTAACCTCACCCTGCAGTACAACCTCAGTGATGTCGCTACCTTCCCAGAGGCCAACGGCACCG ATGTGGTAACTGTGGAGACGACCTCTGTAGGGATGGTTGCTAGGgtcaacaccacctacagatgTATCAGCGCCTCATCTGTCATAGTGGGAGGAGCCACCGTCACCTTCTCAAACGTCACGATGGAGGCCTACATGACAGGAGACGATCTGAGCCCCGACG AGAGTGTGTGTACTGCTGACCAGAGCTTCACCACAGCCCCgcctccacccccctccaccaccacagcagcccccGCCCCCGTCCCCACCCCCCCTGGAACCCCCAACCAGGGCAGCTACTCTGTCTCCAATAGCAACGGGACCGTCTGTCTGCTGGCCCGCATGGCACTGCAGCTCAACATCTCCCACTTCTCTGCCTCACAGAATAAg ACTATCCAGGAAGTAGTAAACCTGCTGCCCAATCAGACGACCAGCTCAGGATCATGTGACCCCACCAGCGCCACCCTGGTGCTGACGCAGGGCAGTGCCACCAACCTCAGCTTCCTGTTTACTCTG AACACCACGTCTAACAGGTACCACCTGACTGGTCTGTCTGTGGTAGCAGCTTGGTCTGATATGACAG ccCCGTTCAACACCAGTAACAGTAGTCTGGACTACCTGCGTGGCTCCCTGGGGCGTAGCTACATGTGTATTTCAGAGCAGACTCTGGCTGTAGACCAGAACTTCTCCCTCAACACCTTCCAGCTGCAGGTCCAGCCCTTCGGCATCACCAGAGGACAGTTCACACAAG cgGATGAGTGCCAGTTGGATCAGGACAACATGTTGATTCCCATCGTCGTGGGAGCCGCTCTGGCCGGCCTGGTTCTCATCGTTCTCATCGCTTACCTCATCGGCAGGAAGAAGAGCCATGCTGGATACCAGACTATCTGA